One segment of Panicum virgatum strain AP13 chromosome 1K, P.virgatum_v5, whole genome shotgun sequence DNA contains the following:
- the LOC120644285 gene encoding peptidyl-prolyl cis-trans isomerase CYP21-4-like, which yields MARIKPKQLLIQSKTKKAPSRISYSTIITWNLIVVLVVLSLYATYRHWHQRSAQDIEMDLHQAELAVRPDDSKMTSRPGYAVMNTGKGPITIEIYKDASADVVDRFSNLCKSNHFKGMPFRHIIKNFVIQGGDFDFDGAAQEWITKAKASGKNDLSPKHEAFMIGTAKNPNNKGFDLFITTAPIPDLNDKLVVFGRVIKGEDIVQEIEEVDTDEHYQPKTPIGIMNIILKQEP from the exons ATGGCAAGGATAAAGCCCAAGCAATTGCTCATTCAAAGCAAAACGAAGAAGGCTCCTTCTCGAATCAGTTACTCAACTATCATCACATGGAACCTGATTGTCGTCTTGGTTGTGCTATCCCTCTATGCCACTTACAGGCATTGGCATCAAAG GTCGGCCCAAGATATTGAAATGGACCTTCATCAAGCTGAG CTTGCTGTGAGACCAGATGATTCAAAAATGACAAGTAGACCAGGATATGCA GTAATGAACACGGGCAAAGGTCCAATTACTATAGAAATATACAAAGATGCTTCTGCTGATGTTGTTGATAGATTTAGCAACTTGTG CAAGAGTAATCACTTCAAAGGAATGCCATTCCGCCATATCATAAAAAATTTTGTGATTCAAGGTGgtgattttgattttgatgGAGCTGCCCAAGAATGGATAACAAAAGCTAAAGCCAGTGGGAAGAATGATCTCAG TCCAAAGCACGAGGCATTTATGATTGGGACTGCTAAGAATCCTAATAACAAAGGATTTGATTTGTTTATCACGACTGCCCCAATTCCTGATTTGAATGATAAGCTTGTAGTATTTGGGCGAGTCATCAAGGGAGAAGATATTGTTCAG GAGATTGAAGAAGTTGACACCGATGAGCATTATCAGCCAAAGACTCCCATAGGCATCATGAATATCATACTAAAACAGGAGCCATGA
- the LOC120644291 gene encoding 60S ribosomal protein L35a-1-like produces the protein MVKGRTGQRVRLYVRGTILGYKRSKSNQYETTSLVQIEGVNTKEDVSWYCGKRMAYIYKAKTKSSGTHYRCIWGKVTRPHGNSGVVRAKFKSNLPPESMGRKVRVFMYPSSI, from the exons atGGTGAAGGGGCGCACTGGGCAGCGCGTGAGGCTCTACGTCCGGGGCACCATCCTCGGATACAAGAG GTCCAAGTCGAACCAGTACGAGACCACGTCGCTGGTGCAGATCGAGGGGGTGAACACCAAGGAGGACGTCTCGTGGTACTGCGGCAAGCGGATGGCGTACATCTACAAGGCCAAGACCAAGAGCAGCGGCACCCACTACCGCTGCATCTGGGGCAAGGTCACCCGCCCGCACGGCAACTCTGGCGTCGTCCGCGCCAAGTTCAAGTCCAACCTGCCGCCGGAGTCTATG GGGCGCAAGGTCAGAGTCTTCATGTACCCCAGCAGCATCTAA